From one Lolium rigidum isolate FL_2022 chromosome 4, APGP_CSIRO_Lrig_0.1, whole genome shotgun sequence genomic stretch:
- the LOC124705383 gene encoding F-box/FBD/LRR-repeat protein At1g13570-like — MDHRSSSTKLCKYVAHEDFISNLPDGLKDKILCCLPIKEAVATCLLSRNWRYTWTSMTELMFRADDFTSENGNANDDKSRFLKFTDMFLSLHDGPILKFGLNTKDVQIYTGGHIYRWMLILSRKRIKELQLRTTMRDCYKIPSSFFSCHELESVYLRFCRLTTSQLPLLSKGFKQLHTLHLECCYILGGNNFGDLVASCPNLNKLILNRIYSLADINIHSTKLKMLTLDGHFKHLNLHTPYLTSAVIKLRPLPSDASKIRCNFNFSQFIASLSDVESISYLGPILERAEHEFLVLKLPKSFNRLKRISLDLDLGNLKEANLALYLFQHAPYLQFINLQLTSNEPIVPAVQFWESIDRHVCLFQNVRAVGMINFTGSGAELGFLKLILEDAPVLKRAFINDNGKLGKDDLKNLLKLRRASKDAEIVIFSGSVPPV, encoded by the exons ATGGACCACAGGAGTTCCTCTACAAAGTTATGTAAatatgtagcacatgaagatttTATCAGCAATCTGCCGGATGGCCTCAAAGACAAAATCCTTTGTTGTCTGCCAATAAAAGAAGCTGTTGCAACTTGCCTCTTGTCAAGGAATTGGAGGTACACATGGACTTCAATGACCGAACTGATGTTCAGGGCAGATGATTTTACTTCAGAAAATGGCAATGCAAATGATGACAAATCCAGGTTTCTTAAGTTCACTGACATGTTTCTGTCTCTTCACGATGGCCCAATTCTTAAGTTTGGACTGAATACAAAAGACGTTCAAATATACACTGGAGGACACATCTATCGTTGGATGCTCAttctttcaagaaagagaattaagGAACTTCAGCTTCGAACAACTATGCGGGACTGTTACAAGAtcccttcttcttttttctcctGTCATGAGCTGGAATCTGTGTACCTGCGTTTTTGTAGGCTGACAACTTCACAGCTGCCACTGCTATCGAAAGGCTTCAAACAATTGCATACTCTTCATCTGGAATGCTGCTATATTCTTGGAGGAAACAATTTTGGGGATTTAGTAGCTAGTTGCCCAAATTTAAATAAGCTTATTCTCAATAGAATTTATAGCTTAGCCGATATCAATATTCATTCGACAAAGCTCAAGATGCTAACACTTGATGGCCATTTTAAGCACCTCAATCTGCATACTCCATATCTTACTTCGGCGGTCATCAAACTGAGACCTCTCCCTAGTGATGCTTCGAAGATCAGATGCAACTTCAATTTTTCTCAATTTATTGCTTCTCTTTCTGATGTTGAAAGTATTTCATATCTTGGGCCAATACTTGAG CGTGCAGAACATGAATTCTTGGTTCTCAAGCTGCCGAAATCATTCAACAGGCTAAAAAGGATAAGCCTGGACTTAGATCTTGGTAATCTAAAGGAAGCAAATCTTGCTCTCTACTTATTTCAGCATGCGCCGTACCTTCAGTTTATTAATCTGCAG CTCACTTCCAATGAGCCCATAGTACCCGCAGTGCAGTTCTGGGAATCAATAGACCGTCACGTCTGTCTCTTCCAGAATGTTCGTGCAGTTGGTATGATCAACTTTACTGGCTCCGGTGCAGAGCTAGGCTTCTTGAAACTTATACTTGAAGATGCACCAGTGCTAAAAAGAGCGTTCATAAACGACAACGGAAAATTGGGAAAAGATGACCTCAAGAACCTCCTGAAGTTGAGAAGAGCATCGAAGGATGCAGAAATAGTGATTTTTTCAGGCTCGGTTCCACCAGTCTGA